One region of Bacteroidota bacterium genomic DNA includes:
- a CDS encoding AAA family ATPase, with protein MVSKKNNGSRVHNSDGIISSKDLGKLLSIVREYWYVPIVFVILGAGVGYYYFEKFVFKGYTALAQISLKYNPENKKEYADYSEEMTGINSPDLIIKTINSLNLDVSYFTLKDNTSEEVFNNSPFKVTTGVVSESFYETPIALSILDSNSYSISYQGTSNKIEAAGVFDSLLSTNDFKLYINKTKGKESLLKKGEKYIVKLHNKNTLVSRYQSALKSNLTKDLGVLQVFYNDFLSNRAVSFLDTLTKNYLNNTIKTQLERNTKMVYGIDKLLVSTDITLQQIADSLRKYNQGNLVISESIEDQKYISVYTSLTLEKSRLQQKRLGLNEIENYLTLKSSADVTVPPPYFNEQQDAFLANAFAELQKLQKDKRDYLFDVTDKSKNISHIDKGYEDRKSDLLKYIKDSKVATDAKIAFVENQIAEITPLEKKYTSTQLRIMDLERQMKMNENMYMDLLNKKNTLLVSQAAMAPEYKLFESAHIVESSGPSRWSIIYKFALVALGISLLFVYLKMLFTSGIKTIDELKEKTELPILGEIPMIKYDKNKITTIVNAEENPIASVFLRSIRTSLEFMPAKKKAKVILVTSHMIGEGKTFSAINLAEVISKSNKKVLLIDLDLFNPSIVKSLSITTPIEKGVANVYNDYVDISKAILKGDRKFDMLLNTTPIKNASELLIGDRTEKIIEYARKNYDYVILDTAPIGLISEVLSVMKHSDINVFVLSSVVSNKEAIKQANLIVEENKFNIYLLLNKTNVKKTQYYSKYYKNYKYAYAS; from the coding sequence ATGGTGTCTAAAAAAAATAACGGGTCTCGGGTGCATAATTCGGATGGGATAATAAGCTCAAAGGATTTAGGCAAACTTCTATCTATTGTTAGAGAGTATTGGTATGTGCCAATTGTATTTGTGATTCTTGGTGCCGGTGTAGGTTATTATTATTTCGAGAAATTTGTTTTTAAAGGCTACACTGCCCTTGCTCAAATATCATTAAAATACAACCCTGAGAACAAAAAAGAATATGCTGATTATTCTGAGGAAATGACAGGGATTAATTCTCCCGATTTAATTATAAAAACCATCAATAGTTTAAACTTAGATGTTTCTTATTTTACCTTAAAAGACAATACATCAGAAGAAGTATTTAATAATTCACCTTTTAAAGTAACTACCGGTGTTGTATCCGAATCGTTTTATGAAACGCCTATAGCATTATCTATTTTAGATTCTAATTCATATTCTATATCATATCAAGGTACGTCCAACAAAATTGAAGCTGCGGGTGTTTTTGATAGTTTACTTTCTACCAATGATTTTAAGCTTTATATCAACAAAACAAAAGGGAAAGAGTCGTTATTAAAAAAAGGGGAGAAGTATATTGTAAAACTTCATAATAAAAACACATTAGTTTCTAGATACCAAAGTGCTTTAAAATCGAACCTCACCAAAGATTTAGGTGTTTTACAGGTGTTTTACAACGATTTTCTTTCGAATAGGGCTGTTTCGTTTTTGGATACACTTACCAAAAATTATTTGAATAATACCATTAAAACGCAGTTGGAAAGAAATACCAAAATGGTTTATGGTATAGATAAACTTTTGGTGAGTACAGATATTACGTTGCAGCAGATTGCAGATAGTTTGCGCAAGTACAATCAAGGTAATTTAGTTATAAGTGAATCTATTGAAGATCAAAAATATATTTCGGTTTATACTAGTTTGACACTGGAAAAAAGTCGCCTTCAACAAAAAAGATTAGGCTTGAATGAAATTGAAAATTATTTGACATTAAAATCATCGGCCGATGTTACTGTGCCTCCTCCTTATTTTAATGAACAACAAGATGCATTTTTGGCAAACGCTTTTGCAGAATTACAAAAACTGCAAAAAGACAAACGCGATTATTTATTTGATGTAACTGATAAAAGCAAGAATATATCGCACATTGACAAAGGATACGAAGATAGAAAAAGTGATTTGTTGAAATACATAAAGGATAGTAAGGTTGCTACCGATGCAAAGATTGCTTTTGTTGAAAACCAAATTGCAGAAATAACTCCTTTGGAAAAAAAATATACAAGCACGCAGTTGCGTATTATGGATTTGGAGCGACAAATGAAGATGAACGAGAATATGTATATGGATTTGCTAAACAAAAAAAATACATTACTGGTTTCTCAAGCAGCTATGGCTCCGGAGTATAAGTTGTTTGAATCAGCTCATATTGTTGAATCTTCTGGACCTTCAAGATGGTCTATTATTTACAAGTTTGCTCTTGTTGCGTTGGGAATTAGTTTGCTGTTTGTTTATTTGAAAATGTTGTTTACTTCCGGTATTAAAACAATAGATGAATTAAAGGAAAAGACAGAACTTCCTATTTTAGGGGAAATTCCGATGATTAAATATGATAAAAACAAAATTACTACCATTGTTAATGCAGAGGAGAATCCAATTGCCTCGGTCTTTTTACGCTCCATTAGAACATCGTTAGAGTTTATGCCAGCGAAGAAAAAGGCAAAAGTAATTTTAGTTACCTCTCACATGATTGGAGAGGGGAAAACATTCTCTGCAATTAATTTAGCGGAGGTTATTTCTAAAAGCAACAAGAAAGTTTTATTGATAGATTTAGATTTGTTCAATCCGAGTATTGTAAAATCGCTTTCTATTACTACTCCTATTGAGAAGGGAGTTGCCAATGTTTACAATGATTATGTTGATATTTCAAAGGCAATACTTAAGGGCGATAGAAAATTTGATATGTTGCTAAATACTACCCCAATTAAGAATGCCTCAGAACTTTTGATTGGCGATAGAACAGAAAAAATTATTGAGTACGCAAGAAAAAATTACGATTATGTAATTTTAGATACCGCTCCTATCGGGCTAATTTCGGAGGTGTTATCTGTAATGAAACATTCTGATATTAATGTTTTTGTACTTAGCTCTGTGGTTTCTAATAAAGAGGCAATAAAGCAAGCAAACCTAATTGTAGAGGAAAATAAGTTTAATATTTATTTACTTCTCAATAAAACCAATGTTAAGAAGACACAATATTATTCTAAGTATTACAAAAATTACAAATACGCATACGCTTCGTAG
- a CDS encoding cytochrome c oxidase subunit 3 has protein sequence MSSHSSTVSPKEAWGGAQSPFGVSYGKMFMWFFLVSDALTFGGLLCAYGFMRHKYPDIWPNPGDVFHHFPFLEGVHLPLAYVGLMTFILIMSSVTMVLAVEAGHRNDKKAVTKWMFLTIIGGLMFVGSQAWEWYNFIVGTEHGAVRNILVDGVWKDVVVHGANLTYNEYGLPVFGDFFFFITGFHGFHVFSGVVINFIIFLNVINGTYERRGHYEMVEKVGLYWHFVDLVWVFVFTFFYLL, from the coding sequence ATGTCATCACATTCATCTACAGTTAGCCCAAAAGAAGCTTGGGGAGGCGCACAATCGCCATTTGGAGTAAGTTACGGAAAAATGTTTATGTGGTTTTTCCTTGTTTCCGATGCGTTAACATTCGGAGGACTTTTATGTGCGTATGGTTTTATGCGCCACAAATATCCCGATATTTGGCCTAATCCGGGCGATGTATTTCACCACTTTCCGTTCCTTGAAGGAGTTCATTTGCCTTTAGCTTATGTTGGTTTAATGACATTTATACTTATCATGAGTTCTGTAACTATGGTATTAGCAGTAGAAGCGGGTCATAGAAACGATAAAAAAGCTGTTACCAAATGGATGTTCCTAACTATTATTGGAGGTTTGATGTTTGTTGGCTCTCAAGCTTGGGAGTGGTATAATTTTATTGTAGGAACAGAGCATGGTGCTGTTAGAAATATTCTAGTAGATGGGGTTTGGAAAGATGTTGTTGTACATGGTGCTAACCTTACTTACAATGAGTATGGTCTTCCTGTATTTGGCGACTTCTTTTTCTTTATTACCGGATTCCACGGATTTCACGTATTCAGTGGTGTTGTAATAAATTTTATAATTTTTCTAAACGTTATTAACGGCACTTACGAGCGCAGAGGCCATTACGAAATGGTAGAAAAAGTTGGTTTGTATTGGCACTTTGTCGATTTAGTATGGGTGTTTGTATTTACATTCTTTTATTTATTGTAA